In Musa acuminata AAA Group cultivar baxijiao chromosome BXJ2-8, Cavendish_Baxijiao_AAA, whole genome shotgun sequence, one genomic interval encodes:
- the LOC135619588 gene encoding transcription factor MYBS3-like: MTRRCSHCSNNGHNSRTCPARGGGVRLFGVRLMEGTGTMKKSASMGCLSSSSASAVLSSLSGASAGAASPSGGALGDHHCSTVAAPASGYASDDPARASCSSNCRSERKKGVPWTENEHRMFLMGLQKLGKGDWRGIARNFVVSRTPTQVASHAQKYFIRRSNASRRKRHSSLFDIVPEMPIDEAPNHEEQLLPHSPNELESTSRSPTLHLGLQGPEPAEPSTTMHAAQLIESIPRIHNNHPVSMLLPAFYRTFIPVPGPFWPSNQITTAKEEMMRETHKIVMPTPVVPKEPVNADEVVSMSKLSIGEGLPHHMDPSALSLRPSGTSSSSRQSAFHIDSSIAVPDLNQTNSSPIHAV, from the exons ATGACGAGGCGATGTTCGCACTGTAGCAACAACGGGCACAACTCGCGGACGTGCCCGGCGCGGGGAGGGGGCGTGCGCCTCTTTGGGGTGCGGCTGATGGAAGGGACGGGGACCATGAAGAAGAGTGCCAGCATGGGGTGCCTCTCCTCTTCCTCGGCGTCCGCCGTGTTGTCCTCCCTCTCCGGCGCTAGCGCCGGCGCCGCCTCGCCGTCCGGCGGTGCGCTTGGTGACCACCACTGCAGCACCGTCGCCGCCCCCGCCTCCGGTTACGCTTCCGATGACCCAGCCCGTGCGTCCTGTTCTTCCAATTGCCGCAGCGAGCGCAAGAAAG GGGTCCCTTGGACCGAAAATGAGCATCGGATGTTCTTGATGGGCCTTCAGAAACTGGGGAAAGGTGACTGGCGTGGAATAGCTCGAAATTTTGTTGTGTCTAGGACCCCAACACAAGTTGCAAGCCATGCACAGAAATATTTCATCCGACGGAGTAATGCCTCAAGAAGGAAGAGGCATTCTAGTTTGTTCGACATTGTACCTGAAATG CCAATCGACGAGGCTCCTAACCATGAAGAGCAGTTGTTGCCGCATTCTCCTAATGAACTGGAGAGCACCAGTCGGTCGCCAACTTTGCATCTTGGTCTACAAGGACCTGAGCCTGCTGAACCCTCGACAACCATGCATGCTGCGCAACTCATAGAAAGCATTCCACGAATACATAACAATCATCCAGTATCAATGCTGCTACCGGCATTTTACCGAACCTTCATACCTGTTCCTGGACCTTTCTGGCCGTCGAATCAGATCACCACTGCCAAAGAGGAAATGATGAGGGAAACCCACAAGATCGTAATGCCTACTCCTGTTGTCCCAAAGGAGCCTGTGAATGCGGATGAGGTCGTCAGTATGTCGAAGCTCAGCATTGGTGAGGGCCTCCCACATCACATGGATCCATCTGCTCTCTCCCTCAGACCGAGCGGAACCTCCTCTAGTTCGAGGCAGTCTGCCTTCCACATCGACTCTTCCATTGCTGTGCCTGATCTGAACCAAACTAACAGCAGTCCTATCCATGCAGTCTGA
- the LOC103995080 gene encoding uncharacterized protein LOC103995080, which produces MDPSLAKRLLHMIRAAYYMLRKGLSKHKLMMDLHLLLKRGKLARKAVGNIVTFHHHHDRHISADMSGRSMDPDLSLYDIKEVEFSCSNTPSYPSFLLSAKRKNRHHCHDLDFAAMARELEKLNAEISDAESSAVASPSPALMWSFGKSPAAVRQLRITDSPFPIREEDGEADGRVDREAEEFIKRFYEQLRLQQSVPPTPESQCRLGKPA; this is translated from the coding sequence ATGGATCCCTCCTTGGCCAAGCGACTGTTGCACATGATAAGAGCTGCTTACTACATGCTGCGCAAGGGCTTATCCAAGCACAAGCTCATGATGgatctccatctcctcctcaagCGCGGCAAGCTCGCTAGAAAAGCCGTCGGAAACATCGTCACCTTCCACCACCATCATGACCGCCACATCAGCGCCGACATGTCGGGCCGCTCCATGGATCCCGACCTCTCCCTCTACGACATCAAGGAGGTGGAGTTCAGCTGCAGCAACACCCCTTCCTAcccctccttcctcctctccGCCAAGCGGAAGAACCGCCACCACTGCCACGACCTCGACTTCGCCGCGATGGCCAGGGAGCTCGAAAAGCTGAACGCGGAGATATCTGATGCCGAGTCGTCGGCTGTGGCGTCGCCGTCGCCTGCGCTCATGTGGAGCTTCGGGAAGAGCCCGGCAGCGGTGAGGCAGCTGAGGATAACAGACTCGCCGTTCCCGATAAGGGAGGAGGACGGGGAGGCCGACGGCCGCGTTGACCGGGAGGCAGAGGAGTTCATCAAGAGGTTCTACGAGCAGCTTCGCCTCCAGCAGAGCGTCCCGCCGACGCCGGAATCCCAGTGCCGCCTCGGCAAGCCTGCCTGA
- the LOC135619589 gene encoding uncharacterized protein LOC135619589: MERGAQMEELTSGASGRIIPVFRNIRRSVSSPASLLRVLLFLHSFVLWFLLFLRRGGPFTSKTASAAASAASPRRRTCGGRWSRAAEEEDVRRRRELAEEVVMVPPVEEGDEGGACRWETFVFMGPRRSALFCRSWLPASGDLRAIVVIIHGLNEHSGRYSHFAKQLMACNFGVYAMDWIGHGGSDGLHGYVPSLDYVVEDTGKFLEKIKSEYPGVPCFLFGHSTGGAVVLKAASYPYIEAMVEGIILTSPALRVKPAHPIVGVVAPIVSLVLPKLQFKGANKRGIPVSRDPAALLAKYSDPLVYTGPIRVRTGHEILRISSYLMQNMKHVTVPFLVLHGTADRVTDPMATQDLYNVAASRQKDIKLYEGFLHDLLFEPERNEVGADIIGWMLRRLEQQSL; this comes from the exons ATGGAGAGGGGAGCGCAGATGGAGGAGCTGACCTCCGGGGCCAGCGGCCGCATCATCCCCGTCTTCAGGAACATACGGCGGTCCGTGTCGTCGCCGGCCTCCCTCCTCCGCGTGCTCCTCTTCCTGCACTCCTTCGTCTTGTGGTTCCTTCTTTTTCTCCGCCGCGGGGGCCCGTTCACATCGAAGACCGCGTCGGCGGCGGCTTCTGCGGCCTCCCCGCGGCGGCGCACGTGTGGTGGGAGGTGGTCGAGAGCCGCGGAGGAGGAAGACGTGCGCCGGCGGAGGGAACTTGCCGAGGAGGTGGTGATGGTGCCCCCCGTGGAGGAGGGCGACGAGGGTGGTGCGTGCCGCTGGGAGACGTTTGTGTTCATGGGACCAAGAAGAAGCGCGCTTTTCTGCCGCTCGTGGCTGCCTGCCTCCGGGGATCTGAG GGCAATTGTGGTGATAATACATGGTCTGAATGAACACAG tGGAAGATACTCACACTTTGCCAAACAGTTAATGGCATGCAACTTTGGAGTATACGCGATGGACTGGATAG GCCACGGTGGCAGTGATGGATTGCATGGATATGTGCCTTCATTAGATTATGTTGTCGAGGACACA GGAAAATTCCTGGAGAAAATCAAATCAGAATATCCTGGTGTACCTTGTTTCCTATTTGGCCACTCAACTGGTGGAGCTGTGGTTTTAAAG GCAGCTTCATATCCCTATATTGAGGCTATGGTGGAAGGGATAATACTGACATCCCCAGCACTCCGTGTAAAGCCAGCTCATCCAATAGTTGGG GTCGTGgctccaatagtttcgcttgtgCTCCCAAAGTTGCAATTCAAGGGAGCTAACAAAAGGGGCATTCCTGTGTCGAGGGATCCAGCAGCTCTGTTGGCCAAGTACTCAGATCCATTAGTTTACACTGGGCCGATAAGAGTTAGAACAGGCCATGAGATCCTGCGCATCTCGTCCTACCTTATGCAGAACATGAAGCATGTGACTGTACCTTTCTTAGTCCTGCATGGGACTGCAGACAGAGTCACCGATCCCATGGCAACACAGGATCTGTACAACGTGGCTGCCTCGAGGCAGAAGGATATAAAACTCTATGAGGGGTTTCTACATGACCTTCTATTTGAGCCCGAGCGCAATGAAGTTGGTGCAGACATAATCGGTTGGATGCTGAGGAGGTTGGAGCAGCAAAGCTTATGA
- the LOC135584492 gene encoding homeobox-leucine zipper protein ATHB-15-like isoform X2 produces the protein MIPVTSCKEGKMGIDQGKYVRYTPEQVEALERLYHECPKPSSLRRQQLIRECPILSNIEPKQIKVWFQNRRCREKQRKESAQLQTVNRKLTAMNKLLMEENDRLQKQVSQLVYENGYFRQQTQNTALATTDTSCESVVTNGQHHLTPQHPPRDASPAGIISIAEETLSEFLSKATGTAVEWVQMPGMKPGPDSIGIIAISHGCTGVAARACGLVGLEPTKVAEILKDRVSWFHECRSVDVINVLPTANNGTIELLYMQVYAPTTLAPARDFWLVRYTSVLEDRSLVVCERSLTSMLGGPSMPLVQPFVRAEMMPSGYLIRPCEGGGSVIHIVHHLDLEPWSVPEVLRPLYESSIVLAQKTTLAALRHLRQIAHEISHPSISGWGRQPAALRALSQRLSRGFNEAVNGFADDGWSMVTTDGIDDVTVFVNSSTSKMMGLNLGIINGFASTSSSVLCAKASMLLQNISPPMLLKFLREHRSEWADRNIDAYSAAAVKATPWALPVSRAGCYGGQFLEVIKLENFGHNQETLMPQDLYLLQLCNGVDGNAFGTCSELIFAPIDASFADEAPLLPSGFRVIPLDFKMDPTSPNRTLDLASVLEVGPTGSRASNDYSGNCGSTKSVMTIAFQFAFESHLQENVASMARQYIRNIIASVQRLALALSPSCLGSHVDLRIPPGNPEAVTLAHRICHSYRAHSGVELVKPSTDGNDSLLKMLWHHSDAIVCYSMKTIPVFTFANQAGLDMLETTLVALQDITLEKIFVDEGRKTLCTEFPHIIQQGFVCFQAGLCISSMGRPVSYDRAVAWKVLDDEDNVHCICSMFVNWSFV, from the exons ATGATACCTGTGACTTCTTGCAAGGAGGGGAAGATGGGGATCGATCAGGGGAAGTATGTCCGGTACACTCCGGAGCAGGTAGAGGCTCTCGAGAGACTATACCATGAATGTCCCAAGCCGAGTTCACTTCGGCGGCAGCAGCTCATTAGGGAGTGCCCCATCCTCTCCAACATTGAGCCGAAGCAGATTAAAGTTTGGTTTCAGAACAGGAG GTGCCGAGAGAAACAGCGAAAGGAATCTGCACAGCTTCAGACCGTCAACAGGAAGCTGACAGCAATGAATAAGCTTTTGATGGAAGAAAACGATCGGTTACAGAAGCAGGTCTCTCAGTTGGTATACGAGAATGGCTACTTCCGTCAACAGACGCAAAAT ACTGCATTAGCGACAACAGATACAAGCTGTGAATCAGTGGTGACGAATGGTCAGCACCATTTGACACCTCAGCACCCGCCAAGGGATGCTAGCCCTGCTGG AATTATATCCATCGCAGAGGAAACTTTATCAGAGTTTCTATCAAAGGCTACCGGAACTGCTGTTGAGTGGGTCCAAATGCCTGGGATGAAG CCTGGTCCGGATTCCATAGGAATCATTGCTATCTCACATGGTTGCACTGGTGTAGCAGCACGAGCTTGTGGCCTGGTAGGCCTTGAGCCTACAAAG GTTGCAGAAATCCTGAAGGATCGGGTATCGTGGTTTCATGAATGTCGATCTGTGGATGTCATTAACGTACTGCCAACTGCAAATAATGGAACCATTGAGCTGCTGTACATGCAG GTCTATGCACCAACAACATTGGCACCTGCTCGGGACTTCTGGTTGGTGAGATATACATCAGTTCTTGAAGACAGAAGTCTCGTG GTCTGTGAAAGATCTCTCACTAGCATGCTAGGCGGCCCAAGCATGCCCCTGGTGCAACCTTTCGTCAGGGCAGAAATGATGCCTAGTGGCTACTTGATAAGACCATGTGAAGGTGGTGGGTCTGTTATTCACATTGTTCATCATTTGGATTTGGAG CCATGGAGTGTGCCTGAAGTTCTAAGGCCACTGTATGAATCATCTATTGTGCTTGCTCAGAAGACAACACTGGCG GCTTTACGCCACCTAAGGCAGATCGCACATGAAATTTCTCATCCTTCCATCTCTGGATGGGGCAGACAACCTGCAGCTCTAAGGGCTCTTAGTCAGAGGTTGAGCAG GGGTTTCAATGAAGCTGTTAATGGGTTTGCAGATGACGGGTGGTCTATGGTCACTACTGATGGCATTGATGATGTTACTGTTTTTGTAAACTCATCCACTAGCAAAATGATGGGTTTAAATCTTGGTATTATAAATGGATTTGCATCAACAAGCAGTTCTGTGCTCTGTGCAAAGGCATCCATGCTTTTACAG AATATATCTCCACCAATGCTCCTAAAGTTTCTTCGGGAGCATCGATCAGAATGGGCAGACAGAAATATTGATGCCTACTCTGCTGCAGCTGTCAAGGCCACTCCCTGGGCTTTACCTGTATCTCGCGCTGGATGCTACGGTGGCCAG TTCTTAGAGGTAATTAAGTTGGAAAACTTTGGCCATAATCAGGAAACACTCATGCCCCAAGATCTGTACCTGTTGCAG CTCTGCAATGGAGTAGATGGGAATGCTTTTGGTACCTGTTCTGAGCTTATATTTGCCCCAATAGATGCATCTTTTGCTGATGAAGCTCCATTATTGCCTTCTGGTTTTCGTGTTATTCCTCTTGACTTTAAGATG GATCCTACCAGTCCCAATCGCACCTTGGACCTTGCTTCTGTTCTTGAGGTTGGACCAACAGGCAGTCGAGCATCTAATGATTATTCAGGCAATTGTGGCAGCACCAAATCTGTAATGACTATAGCATTTCAGTTTGCTTTTGAGAGTCACCTCCAAGAGAATGTGGCGTCCATGGCTCGACAATACATTCGCAACATCATAGCCTCTGTCCAGAGGCTTGCCTTAGCTCTCTCACCTTCATGCCTTGGTTCTCATGTTGACCTCCGGATACCACCAGGAAATCCCGAAGCCGTCACACTTGCTCATCGGATTTGTCACAGCTACAG GGCTCATTCAGGAGTAGAACTTGTAAAACCATCTACTGATGGTAATGACTCTCTTTTGAAGATGTTATGGCATCATTCAGATGCAATCGTTTGCTATTCTATGAAG ACTATTCCAGTTTTCACCTTTGCCAACCAGGCTGGTCTTGACATGCTAGAGACTACACTGGTTGCTTTGCAGGATATCACCTTGGAGAAGATTTTTGTTGACGAAGGAAGGAAGACCCTTTGCACAGAATTCCCTCATATAATTCAACAG GGTTTTGTTTGCTTCCAAGCTGGCCTGTGCATATCTAGTATGGGTAGGCCTGTTTCCTATGACAGAGCAGTCGCATGGAAAGTGCTCGATGACGAAGACAATGTCCACTGCATATGCTCCATGTTTGTAAACTGGTCCTTTGTTTGA
- the LOC135584492 gene encoding homeobox-leucine zipper protein ATHB-15-like isoform X1, translating to MIPVTSCKEGKMGIDQGKYVRYTPEQVEALERLYHECPKPSSLRRQQLIRECPILSNIEPKQIKVWFQNRRCREKQRKESAQLQTVNRKLTAMNKLLMEENDRLQKQVSQLVYENGYFRQQTQNTALATTDTSCESVVTNGQHHLTPQHPPRDASPAGIISIAEETLSEFLSKATGTAVEWVQMPGMKPGPDSIGIIAISHGCTGVAARACGLVGLEPTKVAEILKDRVSWFHECRSVDVINVLPTANNGTIELLYMQVYAPTTLAPARDFWLVRYTSVLEDRSLVVCERSLTSMLGGPSMPLVQPFVRAEMMPSGYLIRPCEGGGSVIHIVHHLDLEPWSVPEVLRPLYESSIVLAQKTTLAALRHLRQIAHEISHPSISGWGRQPAALRALSQRLSRGFNEAVNGFADDGWSMVTTDGIDDVTVFVNSSTSKMMGLNLGIINGFASTSSSVLCAKASMLLQNISPPMLLKFLREHRSEWADRNIDAYSAAAVKATPWALPVSRAGCYGGQVILPLAHTLDHEDFLEVIKLENFGHNQETLMPQDLYLLQLCNGVDGNAFGTCSELIFAPIDASFADEAPLLPSGFRVIPLDFKMDPTSPNRTLDLASVLEVGPTGSRASNDYSGNCGSTKSVMTIAFQFAFESHLQENVASMARQYIRNIIASVQRLALALSPSCLGSHVDLRIPPGNPEAVTLAHRICHSYRAHSGVELVKPSTDGNDSLLKMLWHHSDAIVCYSMKTIPVFTFANQAGLDMLETTLVALQDITLEKIFVDEGRKTLCTEFPHIIQQGFVCFQAGLCISSMGRPVSYDRAVAWKVLDDEDNVHCICSMFVNWSFV from the exons ATGATACCTGTGACTTCTTGCAAGGAGGGGAAGATGGGGATCGATCAGGGGAAGTATGTCCGGTACACTCCGGAGCAGGTAGAGGCTCTCGAGAGACTATACCATGAATGTCCCAAGCCGAGTTCACTTCGGCGGCAGCAGCTCATTAGGGAGTGCCCCATCCTCTCCAACATTGAGCCGAAGCAGATTAAAGTTTGGTTTCAGAACAGGAG GTGCCGAGAGAAACAGCGAAAGGAATCTGCACAGCTTCAGACCGTCAACAGGAAGCTGACAGCAATGAATAAGCTTTTGATGGAAGAAAACGATCGGTTACAGAAGCAGGTCTCTCAGTTGGTATACGAGAATGGCTACTTCCGTCAACAGACGCAAAAT ACTGCATTAGCGACAACAGATACAAGCTGTGAATCAGTGGTGACGAATGGTCAGCACCATTTGACACCTCAGCACCCGCCAAGGGATGCTAGCCCTGCTGG AATTATATCCATCGCAGAGGAAACTTTATCAGAGTTTCTATCAAAGGCTACCGGAACTGCTGTTGAGTGGGTCCAAATGCCTGGGATGAAG CCTGGTCCGGATTCCATAGGAATCATTGCTATCTCACATGGTTGCACTGGTGTAGCAGCACGAGCTTGTGGCCTGGTAGGCCTTGAGCCTACAAAG GTTGCAGAAATCCTGAAGGATCGGGTATCGTGGTTTCATGAATGTCGATCTGTGGATGTCATTAACGTACTGCCAACTGCAAATAATGGAACCATTGAGCTGCTGTACATGCAG GTCTATGCACCAACAACATTGGCACCTGCTCGGGACTTCTGGTTGGTGAGATATACATCAGTTCTTGAAGACAGAAGTCTCGTG GTCTGTGAAAGATCTCTCACTAGCATGCTAGGCGGCCCAAGCATGCCCCTGGTGCAACCTTTCGTCAGGGCAGAAATGATGCCTAGTGGCTACTTGATAAGACCATGTGAAGGTGGTGGGTCTGTTATTCACATTGTTCATCATTTGGATTTGGAG CCATGGAGTGTGCCTGAAGTTCTAAGGCCACTGTATGAATCATCTATTGTGCTTGCTCAGAAGACAACACTGGCG GCTTTACGCCACCTAAGGCAGATCGCACATGAAATTTCTCATCCTTCCATCTCTGGATGGGGCAGACAACCTGCAGCTCTAAGGGCTCTTAGTCAGAGGTTGAGCAG GGGTTTCAATGAAGCTGTTAATGGGTTTGCAGATGACGGGTGGTCTATGGTCACTACTGATGGCATTGATGATGTTACTGTTTTTGTAAACTCATCCACTAGCAAAATGATGGGTTTAAATCTTGGTATTATAAATGGATTTGCATCAACAAGCAGTTCTGTGCTCTGTGCAAAGGCATCCATGCTTTTACAG AATATATCTCCACCAATGCTCCTAAAGTTTCTTCGGGAGCATCGATCAGAATGGGCAGACAGAAATATTGATGCCTACTCTGCTGCAGCTGTCAAGGCCACTCCCTGGGCTTTACCTGTATCTCGCGCTGGATGCTACGGTGGCCAGGTCATACTACCTTTGGCTCACACACTTGATCATGAAGAT TTCTTAGAGGTAATTAAGTTGGAAAACTTTGGCCATAATCAGGAAACACTCATGCCCCAAGATCTGTACCTGTTGCAG CTCTGCAATGGAGTAGATGGGAATGCTTTTGGTACCTGTTCTGAGCTTATATTTGCCCCAATAGATGCATCTTTTGCTGATGAAGCTCCATTATTGCCTTCTGGTTTTCGTGTTATTCCTCTTGACTTTAAGATG GATCCTACCAGTCCCAATCGCACCTTGGACCTTGCTTCTGTTCTTGAGGTTGGACCAACAGGCAGTCGAGCATCTAATGATTATTCAGGCAATTGTGGCAGCACCAAATCTGTAATGACTATAGCATTTCAGTTTGCTTTTGAGAGTCACCTCCAAGAGAATGTGGCGTCCATGGCTCGACAATACATTCGCAACATCATAGCCTCTGTCCAGAGGCTTGCCTTAGCTCTCTCACCTTCATGCCTTGGTTCTCATGTTGACCTCCGGATACCACCAGGAAATCCCGAAGCCGTCACACTTGCTCATCGGATTTGTCACAGCTACAG GGCTCATTCAGGAGTAGAACTTGTAAAACCATCTACTGATGGTAATGACTCTCTTTTGAAGATGTTATGGCATCATTCAGATGCAATCGTTTGCTATTCTATGAAG ACTATTCCAGTTTTCACCTTTGCCAACCAGGCTGGTCTTGACATGCTAGAGACTACACTGGTTGCTTTGCAGGATATCACCTTGGAGAAGATTTTTGTTGACGAAGGAAGGAAGACCCTTTGCACAGAATTCCCTCATATAATTCAACAG GGTTTTGTTTGCTTCCAAGCTGGCCTGTGCATATCTAGTATGGGTAGGCCTGTTTCCTATGACAGAGCAGTCGCATGGAAAGTGCTCGATGACGAAGACAATGTCCACTGCATATGCTCCATGTTTGTAAACTGGTCCTTTGTTTGA